The Thermus filiformis genome contains a region encoding:
- the fumC gene encoding class II fumarate hydratase: MEYRIERDTMGEVKVPADKYWGAQTQRSLENFKIGGERFRMPIQIIRAYGMLKKAAARANLELGELPEEIARAIIQAAEEVVQGKLDDHFPLVVFQTGSGTQTNMNVNEVIANRASELLGKPLGSKHVHPNDHVNRGQSSNDTFPTAMYVAVALELNRVLYPAVEGLIATFQEKARAFDSIVKVGRTHLMDAVPITLGQEIGSWAAQLEYALSALREMEKGLYRLAIGGTAVGTGLNAHPRFGELVARYLAEETGLPFRVAENRFAALAAHDELTNVMGAVRTLAAALMKIGNDVRWLASGPYAGIGEIFIPANEPGSSIMPGKVNPTQVEALTMVAVRVYGNDLAVSFADSQGNFQLNVYKPVMAHAALEAIDLLADAVNSFNEHLAVGIEPNLERIQEHLEKNPMLATALNKAIGYDKAAEIVKKAIKEKKTLKQAALELGYLTEEEFDRIVVPMRLAKPHA, translated from the coding sequence ATGGAGTACCGGATTGAGCGGGACACGATGGGCGAGGTCAAGGTTCCGGCGGACAAGTACTGGGGGGCCCAGACCCAGCGCTCCTTGGAGAACTTCAAGATTGGTGGGGAGCGCTTCCGAATGCCCATCCAGATCATCCGGGCCTACGGAATGCTCAAGAAGGCCGCCGCCCGGGCCAACCTGGAGCTGGGGGAACTCCCCGAGGAGATCGCCCGGGCCATCATCCAGGCCGCCGAGGAGGTGGTCCAGGGGAAGCTGGACGACCACTTCCCCCTGGTGGTCTTCCAGACGGGCTCGGGCACCCAGACCAACATGAACGTGAACGAGGTCATCGCCAACCGGGCCTCGGAGCTTCTGGGGAAGCCCCTGGGGAGCAAGCACGTCCACCCCAACGACCACGTGAACCGGGGCCAGAGCTCCAACGACACCTTCCCCACCGCCATGTACGTGGCCGTGGCCCTGGAGCTCAACCGGGTGCTCTACCCGGCGGTGGAGGGGCTGATCGCCACCTTCCAGGAGAAGGCCCGGGCCTTTGACTCCATCGTCAAGGTGGGCCGGACCCACCTGATGGACGCGGTCCCCATCACCCTAGGCCAGGAGATCGGGAGCTGGGCCGCCCAGCTGGAGTACGCCCTCTCTGCCCTGCGGGAGATGGAGAAGGGCCTGTACCGGCTGGCCATCGGGGGGACGGCGGTGGGCACCGGCCTCAACGCCCACCCCCGCTTCGGGGAGCTGGTGGCCCGGTACCTGGCGGAGGAGACCGGCCTCCCCTTCCGGGTGGCGGAGAACCGCTTCGCCGCACTGGCCGCCCACGACGAGCTCACCAACGTCATGGGGGCGGTCCGGACCCTGGCCGCCGCCCTCATGAAGATCGGGAACGACGTGCGCTGGCTGGCTTCGGGGCCCTACGCGGGGATCGGGGAGATCTTCATCCCCGCCAACGAGCCCGGAAGCTCCATCATGCCCGGGAAGGTCAACCCCACCCAGGTGGAGGCCCTGACCATGGTGGCGGTCCGGGTCTACGGGAACGACCTGGCGGTGAGCTTCGCGGACAGCCAGGGCAACTTCCAGCTCAACGTCTACAAGCCGGTGATGGCCCACGCGGCCCTCGAGGCCATAGACCTCCTGGCGGACGCGGTGAACTCCTTCAACGAGCACCTGGCGGTGGGGATAGAGCCCAACCTCGAGCGCATCCAGGAGCACCTGGAGAAGAACCCCATGCTGGCCACCGCCCTCAACAAGGCCATCGGCTACGACAAGGCGGCGGAGATCGTCAAAAAGGCCATCAAGGAGAAGAAGACCCTGAAGCAGGCGGCCCTCGAGCTCGGCTACCTCACCGAGGAGGAGTTTGACCGGATCGTGGTGCCCATGCGGCTGGCCAAGCCGCACGCGTGA
- a CDS encoding superoxide dismutase produces MPYPFKLPELGYPYTALEPHIDAQTMEIHHQKHHGAYVNNLNAALEKYPYLHGVEVEVLLRHLAALPQDIQTAVRNNGGGHLNHSLFWRLLTPGGAKEPVGELKKAVDEQFGGFAALKEKLTQAAMGRFGSGWAWLVKDPFGKLHVLSTPNQDNPVMEGFSPIVGIDVWEHAYYLKYQNRRADYLQAVWNVLNWDVAEELYKG; encoded by the coding sequence ATGCCGTACCCGTTTAAGCTGCCCGAGCTAGGCTACCCGTACACGGCCCTCGAGCCCCACATTGACGCCCAGACCATGGAGATCCACCACCAAAAGCACCACGGGGCCTACGTGAACAACCTAAACGCCGCCCTGGAGAAGTACCCCTACCTGCACGGGGTGGAGGTGGAGGTGCTCCTCCGGCACCTGGCCGCCCTGCCCCAAGACATCCAGACCGCGGTGCGCAACAACGGGGGTGGCCACCTCAACCACTCCCTCTTCTGGCGGCTCCTCACCCCCGGGGGGGCCAAGGAGCCGGTGGGGGAGCTGAAGAAGGCCGTGGACGAGCAGTTCGGGGGCTTCGCCGCCCTCAAGGAGAAGCTCACCCAGGCGGCCATGGGCCGGTTCGGCTCCGGCTGGGCCTGGCTGGTCAAGGACCCCTTCGGCAAGCTCCACGTCCTCTCCACCCCCAACCAGGACAACCCGGTGATGGAGGGCTTCTCCCCCATCGTGGGCATTGACGTCTGGGAGCACGCCTATTACCTCAAGTACCAGAACCGCCGGGCCGATTACCTCCAGGCGGTCTGGAACGTCCTGAACTGGGACGTGGCGGAGGAGTTGTACAAGGGGTGA